The window GTATTGCTTACCGTATTGAACAATAAAACGAGCATGAAAAGAACTGAAAGTATCACAATTTGCACCAGATATTGAAAAGTCACCATCCTCCACCAACCACCACGGCTCAGATCACCTGTTAAACTCAACTGCATTTCCAGAATCCAAGCGCTGAACAATCCTAAAATCAGGGAACAAGTCCCGAAAATCGAAAGCAGCATAAAACCCAACATTTTGTTTCCCTTCATCAATGAGCTGCTTTTTTTCATAGACTCTACCAGCCCGCGCGATTCAATCACAACAATTGAGGGTGTAAGGTTCAACTCCAAGTGAAGTTGGATACTACACAGCAAGATAATAACATCTAACATATCCATCTTGCTCTTCTCAATCCCTCTAATTACCTTAAATAAGTTCTGCCCCGAATAAACCAGATTAAACAGCGAAACCATGTTGGGAATAGAGACTATGACACAACCGAGAATAGGAAAGAAGGAGACAAATACAGAGTTAAAGAGAGCCGAGATAAGTTTAACTGGTCGGCCACGGTGTAGTGTATATGTGATTGACCAGAGACCCAGAGTGTAGTGGATGAATCCCAAGTGGGAGAAGATGAAGGTAAGGGACGTGAAAGCAAGAGGTAAGAGAGTGTCGGATTGGTACTTGTCCGGAAAGGGATGCTCGGCGTTTAAGAAATTACGACGGGTCGGATAGGCTATACAGTAGAACGATTTGGGGAAGAGATAGAGAAACGAGAGATAAAGCAGATATACAGACTCTGCTTTGAGAATTCGCACACACCGGACAAGCACGGTGAATAGCGAATCCCGGAGTGCGATCGGATTTATTGTTTCTTCAGATGACATGGCGGCGGGACTGGGAAACGAGAGGGTTCTGAACTTGGGAGGTTGCCAACATGCTTCTAAAATGGTCGATGACCAAGGCAGGCTTTACCCGATCCATTTTTAAGTCCGTGGCCTAGCCCAAGCGGCCAAGCTCAGTTGATGTTAGCTAAATGTTGGGCTTGCTTGGCTAATTCTGGTCCTTTCACATGCCTAAGGAAATATATTTGTTAACGGGAATGTAAATTGTAGAATGAAGTGTGGATTTCACTCCCCTTATAGACCACCTGCAAATAAGTACGGATCTAAAAGTGGGGTGGTATATGCTGCAGCCCACATCAATTTTTGGGACAAAAAAATTTAACCATGTGTATATATATATATATACAGCGCTTCTCAGCTGCGGACGTCCGTATTTATTCTTATGGTGCGGATTTCCACTTTACACTCACTTTTCAATCGAATTTTCACATCTTTACCGTCTAGTATTTAGATACTAATGTATAGATTATCTATGCAAAATTTCAGCCCATTTGGTTATCATTAAGGCACTCAAAACTGCGTTTTTCTGTTATAAACATGAACGGTTCAAGTTCGACAAAATTATGTTCATCCACAGAAAAACGAAGTTTGAGCACCTTAATGATAACCAAATTAGCTGAAATTTTGCAGAGATGATCTATAAATTAGTATCTAAATACTAGACGGTGGAGATGTGAAAATTCGATTGAAAAGTGAGTGTAAAGTGGAAATCCGCACCGTAAGAATAAATAGGGACATCCGCACTTGAGAAAATTTGTGTATATATATATATAGGGCCCTTCCAATGAGGGATCCCTAGTTTTTGTCACTTTTAGGGTTAGGGATAGACCCATACCATTAGATCTGTTTTTTAATGAGCTTTGATGGCTGAGATTAAAACAAAAATTTAACATTTATGTCAAACCTACACGGTTCAAGATCATTAAAAATAAATCAAACATTTTGATGACTTAACAATCACCAAAATATCTGAAAATTTACAGAAGTGATATACTCATATACACCTACAAACTGAACGGTGAAGATGTGATTTAGTGATCGGAAAGTTTATCAAATACTCTATCCCTAGNNNNNNNNNNNNNNNNNNNNNNNNNNNNNNNNNNNNNNNNNNNNNNNNNNNNNNNNNNNNNNNNNNNNNNNNNNNNNNNNNNNNNNNNNNNNNNNNNNNNNNNNNNNNNNNNNNNNNNNNNNNNNNNNNNNNNNNNNNNNNNNNNNNNNNNNNNNNNNNNNNNNNNNNNNNNNNNNNNNNNNNNNNNNNNNNNNNNNNNNNNNNNNNNNNNNNNNNNNNNNNNNNNNNNNNNNNNNNNNNNNNNNNNNNNNNNNNNNNNNNNNNNNNNNNNNNNNNNNNNNNNNNNNNNNNNNNNNNNNNNNNNNNNNNNNNNNNNNNNNNNNNNNNNNNNNNNNNNNNNNNNNNNNNNNNNNNNNNNNNNNNNNNNNNNNNNNNNNNNNNNNNNNNNNNNNNNNNNNNNNNNNNNNNNNNNNNNNNNNNNNNNNNNNNNNNNNNNNNNNNNNNNNNNNNNNNNNNNNNNNNNNNNNNNNNNNNNNNNNNNNNNNNNNNNNNNNNNNNNNNNNNNNNNNNNNNNNNNNNNNNNNNNNNNNNNNNNNNNNNNNNNNNNNNNNNNNNNNNNNNNNNNNNNNNNNNNNNNNNNNNNNNNNNNNNNNNNNNNNNNNNNNNNNNNNNNNNNNNNNNNNNNNNNNNNNNNNNNNNNNNNNNNNNNNNNNNNNNNNNNNNNNNNNNNNNNNNNNNNNNNNNNNNNNNNNNNNNNNNNNNNNNNNNNNNNNNNNNNNNNNNNNNNNNNNNNNNNNNNNNNNNNNNNNNNNNNNNNNNNNNNNNNNNNNNNNNNNNNNNNNNNNNNNNNNNNNNNNNNNNNNNNNNNNNNNNNNNNNNNNNNNNNNNNNNNNNNNNNNNNNNNNNNNNNNNNNNNNNNNNNNNNNNNNNNNNNNNNNNNNNNNNNNNNNNNNNNNNNNNNNNNNNNNNNNNNNNNNNNNNNNNNNNNNNNNNNNNNNNNNNNNNNNNNNNNNNNNNNNNNNNNNNNNNNNNNNNNNNTATATATATATATATATATATATATGTTTAAAGAAATATGATTTATTCGTGTGTGCCTTAGTCAAAGTAGAATCATAATAAGATTCGATATCAATGTTGTAATAGGAATATATGTACTTTCTTTATGTATTGTATCCTCTATATATAGAGGCTTATTCTATGAATGAAATAAGAACGATTATTCTCTCTAAATCTCTCTCTCAGTTTATTTCTCCCGTAACACGTTATCAGACACTTTGCTTTAACCCTGAGTTTGATAAGCCAACCCGAAAAAAAAAACCCTAAACATTCATCCTCATCCTTGCCGTGAAGCAGGCAAAATACCCAACTTTTCCGACCCTCGCACAGTAGCATCGATCATTTTTCCATCTTCACTGCACATAATTATTTCTTTTTCAGCCTGCATACATAGATCTTCACATATACCAAAGCCACCGCTTGACTTGGCCTTGGAACATGCATGAAAAAGTTCCAGTTGCACGTCTTGGAATATGTGGCTTTGTAAGAAAAGGAAGAAGATAGCCACTGATTGGCTTATGAAGAAGACAACTTGATCGATCACTAAGTTTGATCAAACTGATCATCTTTTGCCCATGCGCTCATCTTCTAGATCATGTTCAAGAATCTTGACCAAGTACAGTAGCGCACCTGACTAGCCCCAATGCTTTCTGCATCTCGGCATAGCTCGGACCGAAAAGCTAAGTTTTCTGAAGTCCCTCTCATCTTATGGGTTAATTGTTCATGTGGTTATGTTTCACGTATACATGTTTGATCATACAATTATGTACAAGGTGCTAATAAATTACTCTATCTAATGATAAAGAGGCATAGTTGCCGTGGGGTGCGAACGGTGATTGCTAGAGATGATCGAAGATTCGAAGCAGCCTTATGATCCCACATTAGGATCGAGAGTATGTAGCAATCTCTTACACGTCTACATCGACACGTGCGTGAATCAAGAATTTCAAACTTAAATTTTGCCAAGTAAGCTTTAAATCAAAGTTCCTGCTTTCTAAAAATTGTGTTTTTATCGTGGATTTTCCAACTTCCCTTCCTCTACATTCCGACCCCTCTTATGACGTGAGACTTTTGAAAATAATTAAATCGTGGGGATTCATATGCTATGAGCATCGAAAAGAGAATTATGGCTATGAAAATGTTCATGAGCCTCAAAACGACCATTTAAACATCATGGTTTTGATCTAATCCAAATTTCTTGGAAATATTAGTGGTCGAGGAAGTCTTTGGGACTACGACACTAATTCTTCTTCTTGTTTCTCAAGATGTCGAAAAAAAAGGGCAAAGGAAATAAAAGAAAAAATGCTCGGAATTTACTAATCTCGAATCCAATGATATTGGATATATCACCTATGGGTGACTGACATCAAGAAAACCTCACAGCCATGACATGGCTTATTATTGGAGACGAGGTATGCTATAGACATAGATCTAATGAGCATCAATTTTGAGCATTGCAAGGCAAGTGCTAAATTAGCTGCACAATATATAGTATATAAATATATAAGAAAGCAAAAAGCTCATCATGCAGCTGAAGAAGAAGACGGAGATGGCAATGATGTTAGTCTCACTATTACATACTTCAAATCTAGCAAAGAANNNNNNNNNNNNNNNNNNNNGGCATATTAATAGAGTTTCGTAATTTATCTGAGATTTGAGCTCTATTTAAATTTTATTGCTGCAATGACATATTACCTTATTATGGTATATGGTTCGAAAGAAAGAAATAATTTCACCATGAATGCACATGGTGTGGCAACATGAGTCAAAAGGGTGACAATATTTTTGACAAAGAATTGAAAAAAAAAGAAAGAAAAAGAAAGTGAAAAAGTCAATTGTGACGAAAAAAGTCAACTGAAAAAAGAGTCAACAATGACAACAACAACAAAAAAGTCAACTGAAAAAATAGTACTGTTCACCGTGAACAGTAACAGCAACAAAAAAAAATTTGTTTTTTATTTGTGTATATTTACATTCACATATTATATGTCTTGAACATATGTTGACTGATCTCTTATAATTTGCCAGTATGTTACTTAGAGAGATCGAATATTTAAAGTTGATAGTATGAGATTACCCACACAATACCTAAAAATAAGTAATTATTTATGGAATAATGTCTTATAATTCTTTTGTGACTCAGATGATTGAATCATCATAATTGATAAAAAAGAGCGATAGATGGCTCAAATTCTTTTGTCTTTATGGCACTATGATTATTATCATTGAAGCTCTTTATGCTCCAAGAGCTAATCGAATCCTTATCAACACTAAAAAATATATTGCCAACGATTATCATGTGGAAACGCATAAGAGAGAATGGACATGAGTTCCTTTGCATTACCTCTAATGACTACGGATGTACACGAGTATTAGAGAAGATTATGTGTCATTAGTGGGTTAATTTGTAACCACTATTATTATAATTGTTGAATCCAACAACGTCATATGAGATGACATTGGGATTATGACACATATAGGCTTTGACATGACAGATTAAGACGTCATGGTCATGGTATGAATTTGTATATTGAAAATAAAAAAAAGTCGCACGGACATCCGTTATTTTGAGTGAGAAGAAGCAAGAACCAAAAGAATATGGTTCAAGAGGCATATTACTACTTGTATAAAAATGCCGCCGCTCCCCCTAGGTGGCTTTGGGACATTTTTTTATGCACATGTTGGTGCAATCGTTCCTTATTATGCTTCTCAAGTCAATTATGACTTTATGGTAAAACCAAAATCTTTATTGGTTTCTTCTGAAAGCCAATTAATCACTCGTTTTGTACAGCCTATTTCTTTGAAAAATTAGGATTGAGACCATCCTATGCAAAGGACACATGTATTCTCATTATGATCTTAATTACATTGAATCCGAGGGGATTAGACATATTCAACCAACTTGCGGATATATTTGATATTTTATGGTGTTGGTTGACGTGCATACACACTGGTCATGTGTCGTACTATTGTCTACTAGTTATATATGCTGCTTATAATATAACTTCTAGCACAGATTATATATTGGGCTCACTACCCATGTCATCCCATTTAGTCAATTCGACTTGATAATGCTAGAGAGTTCACATCGACAATTTTCAATGATTAGTGCACCTTATTGGGATTAATATTGAGTATTATATTCTTGTGCACAACCCGAATGGTCTCGCGGAAATTCAATATTACATGACTACAATGGTAGCTTGAATTTTGGAAATGTGCACCAATTTTTCCGCTTGGGTTATGCGATTGCATGCAGCTATACTAATTCATCTACTAACCATCACCACTTAACCTTTTTATGCGTTAAAGCTAGTGACTTACGCATTTATGTGCCAAAATTGCACAGCCACAACACACTATGATGGGTTTTTAGACATGAATAAGTATGTATGTTGGATATAAGTCTCCAACTATAGTCCGTTTTGTTGAAACCTTGACAGACGATCTCTTTACCGCCATATTTACGTAATGTCACTTTGATGAGACAATCTTCCTGTCGTTAGGGGGAGATAAGAACAAGAATGTTCAAAGATAACGACAAGAAATTGTCGTGATTTATCCCCACTTTGTCTCATCATAATCACCAAAACCGCACAATATTGAAGTGCGTAGAATAATTGATCTTCATAACATAACAGATTCGATGCCTGATGCGTTTTGTAATATTAAAGTGACGAGATCATAATCTAAATGCTACAAACATGCCTGTAAGGATTGATGTCCTCTCAAGAGGACATGGCGCCACCTAATAAAATTGGTGTCGAGGCCGCCATCATGGATGGTAGCATAGTGACGTCATAACATGGCATAATGGTGTCACATGTCGTGGCTCCCTAAAGGAAAGAGGGAGGCCCTATAGGTTCAATGTATACTCGCCCAAGGGAGTGAGCGAGTTTGGCACAACTTGATCTATTGATCATTGATACTCAAATCCATCTCATGTGAATATTTATGAATTATGTTTATCATTGGGGGACGCCTCAATGTTAGAACCAATTCTTGAAATATAAAGATCTCTACAACTATATATTATACTACTGTACATGCAGACGTGGGATATATTGAGATATCGAACCTTACTTCGTTGTAAAAATGCAAACGTAGTTAGTATTGGCCTAAAAGGAAAGAAGCGATCCAG of the Fragaria vesca subsp. vesca linkage group LG6, FraVesHawaii_1.0, whole genome shotgun sequence genome contains:
- the LOC101314108 gene encoding uncharacterized protein LOC101314108, whose product is MSSEETINPIALRDSLFTVLVRCVRILKAESVYLLYLSFLYLFPKSFYCIAYPTRRNFLNAEHPFPDKYQSDTLLPLAFTSLTFIFSHLGFIHYTLGLWSITYTLHRGRPVKLISALFNSVFVSFFPILGCVIVSIPNMVSLFNLVYSGQNLFKVIRGIEKSKMDMLDVIILLCSIQLHLELNLTPSIVVIESRGLVESMKKSSSLMKGNKMLGFMLLSIFGTCSLILGLFSAWILEMQLSLTGDLSRGGWWRMVTFQYLVQIVILSVLFMLVLLFNTVSNTVLYHYCIKAQRNDGEEQAE